From a single Solanum dulcamara chromosome 4, daSolDulc1.2, whole genome shotgun sequence genomic region:
- the LOC129886782 gene encoding uncharacterized protein LOC129886782 isoform X3 has protein sequence MPPKAVKKTPTGSASKRGGRTARGTPKSQGKQPVGAADERVKVEVSAVVEEKKKVEVKQELKAEKPDSGQKAEPEKPVKSVDNRVVAEKKDDVKESVDEYEKGERLDLEDNDPEFEPEEYGTVDYDERGIEHEDVQEEDYEIEEDPQEGEDGEEEEGDMVEEEEEVEEHEEIEGEEDHEHASGEEHAEMVDAAEDAEHHEVAKERLKRKEFEIFVGGLDKDAIEDDLRKIFSQVGEVTEVRLLMNPQTKKNKGFAFLRFATVEQAKRACIELKNPVVNGKKCGVSPSQDSDTLFLGNICKSWTKEALKEKLKHYGIDNVEDLTLVEDTNNEGMNRGFAFLEFPSRSEAMDAFKRLQKRDIVFGVDRPAKVSFADSFIDPGDEIMAQVKTIFIDGLSASWDEDRVRDLLKQYGKIEKIELARNMPSAKRKDFGFVSFDSHDAAVICVKSINNEELGEGDKKVKVRARLSRPLQRGRGRYGARDLRPRRGLMRGPPAPWGRPVPRRLPVRGSRVGTRVPPPVDRSFKRPVAVRDRRPVMAPRGRPMAQLSSRSYDRRPPVPSYSKSNLKREYARDEEIPPPRSRAAVDYPSRFPSDRRVSYRDDYSSRSSGYSDFPRGTARTTTRRAYVDDEYEQRFERPPPAYREGRGREYDSMSGSKRPYSAMDDVPPRYAEAGARPSRSRLDYELGGASGTQYADYSDRLGRSNAGYSGSRSSLSGQNSHGMYGSRQGGYGGGSYDGSGVSGMYSSDYGGDYMSRSSDVAGSSYSSAYSSRSMGGSGYMGSGDSGSYY, from the exons ATGCCTCCGAAAGCTGTAAAGAAGACGCCGACAGGATCTGCATCGAAAAGGGGCGGGCGGACAGCCCGAGGGACACCTAAATCACAGGGTAAGCAGCCGGTAGGGGCGGCGGATGAACGGGTAAAAGTTGAGGTTTCTGCGGTggtggaggagaagaagaaggtggAGGTCAAACAAGAATTGAAAGCGGAGAAACCGGACTCCGGCCAAAAAGCTGAGCCTGAGAAACCGGTGAAATCTGTGGACAACCGGGTTGTTGCTGAGAAGA AGGACGATGTGAAAGAGTCGGTTGATGAGTATGAAAAAGGCGAACGATTAGATTTGGAGGATAATGATCCTGAATTTGAGCCCGAAGAGTATGGTACTGTTGATTATGATGAGAGAGGAATTGAACATGAGGATGTTCAGGAAGAGGATTATGAAATAGAGGAGGATCCCCAAGAGGGAGAAGATGGTGAAGAGGAGGAGGGTGATATGGttgaagaggaagaggaagttGAAGAGCATGAGGAAATTGAGGGCGAGGAAGACCATGAGCATGCATCAGGTGAGGAGCATGCTGAGATGGTTGACGCAGCTGAGGATGCAGAACATCACGAAGTTGCTAAAGAAAGACTTAAGAGGAAGGAATTCGAAATTTTTGTTGGTGGCTTGGACAAGGATGCTATTGAGGATGACCTCAGGAAAATTTTCAGTCAAGTTGGTGAGGTAACAGAAGTGAGACTCTTGATGAATCCTCAGACAAAGAAGAACAAAGGATTTGCATTCCTGCGTTTTGCAACAGTGGAACAAGCTAAACGAGCTTGTATTGAGCTGAAAAATCCAGTG GTGAATGGCAAAAAATGTGGTGTTTCCCCCAGTCAAGACAGTGATACCCTTTTCTTGGGCAACATATGCAAATCTTGGACAAAAGAAGCT ttaaaagagaagttgaagCATTATGGCATTGATAATGTTGAGGATTTGACATTGGTTGAAGACACTAATAATGAAGGAATGAATCGGGGCTTTGCTTTTTTGGAGTTCCCGTCACGCTCAGAGGCCATGGATGCTTTCAAACGTCTACAGAAGAGAGATATTGTGTTTGGAGTTGATAGGCCTGCAAAGGTTTCTTTTGCAGATTCATTCATTGACCCTGGAGATGAAATTATGGCACAG GTTAAAACAATTTTTATTGATGGTCTTTCTGCATCTTGGGATGAGGATCGTGTGCGAGATTTACTTAAACAATATGGCAAGATTGAAAAAATTGAGCTTGCCCGCAATATGCCTTCAGCCAAGAGAAAGGATTTTGGATTTGTGTCCTTTGACAGTCATGATGCTGCAGTTATTTGTGTCAAAAGCATTAATAATGAAGAGTTGGGGGAAGGAGATAAGAag GTTAAAGTTAGGGCCAGATTATCACGACCACTTCAGAGGGGAAGAGGGAGATATGGTGCACGTGATCTGCGACCTCGACGTGGGCTGATGCGCGGTCCCCCTGCTCCTTGGGGTCGTCCAGTCCCTCGCAGACTCCCTGTTCGTGGATCTAGAGTTGGTACACGTGTTCCTCCCCCTGTTGATCGTAGTTTTAAACGACCTGTCGCAGTGAGGGATAGGCGACCAGTTATGGCCCCTAGGGGCAGACCTATGGCTCAACTATCCAGCAGGTCCTATGACAGGAGACCACCTG TTCCCTCATATTCAAAGAGTAACTTGAAGAGGGAGTATGCTCGAGATGAGGAAATTCCTCCTCCTAGAAGCAGAGCTGCAGTGGATTATCCTTCTAGGTTTCCTTCTGACAGACGTGTGTCCTACAGGGATGACTATTCCTCTCGTAGCTCGGGATACTCTGATTTTCCTAGAGGTACTGCTCGCACAACGACAAGGAGAGCTTATGTTGATGATGAATATGAACAGCGGTTTGAAAGGCCGCCTCCTGCATATCGTGAGGGGCGAGGTAGGGAATATGACTCCATGTCGGGCTCAAAACGTCCATACAGTGCAATG GATGATGTTCCTCCCCGCTATGCTGAGGCAGGAGCCCGCCCTTCTCGTTCTCGTTTGGATTATGAACTTGGTGGTGCTAGTGGCACACAGTATGCAGATTACAGTGACAG GCTAGGGAGATCAAATGCTGGATATAGTGGCAGCCGGAGTTCCCTTTCTGGTCAAAATTCTCATGGAATGTATGGCAGTCGTCAAGGAGGCTATGGTGGAG GCTCCTATGATGGCAGTGGTGTCAGTGGAATGTATTCATCTGATTATGGTGGCGATTACATGTCTCGTAGCAGTGAT GTTGCTGGTAGCTCTTACTCATCAGCCTATTCCAGCCGTAGCATGGGTGGTAGTGGTTATATGGGCAGTGGTGATTCTGGATCTTATTACTAA
- the LOC129886782 gene encoding uncharacterized protein LOC129886782 isoform X1, which produces MPPKAVKKTPTGSASKRGGRTARGTPKSQGKQPVGAADERVKVEVSAVVEEKKKVEVKQELKAEKPDSGQKAEPEKPVKSVDNRVVAEKKDDVKESVDEYEKGERLDLEDNDPEFEPEEYGTVDYDERGIEHEDVQEEDYEIEEDPQEGEDGEEEEGDMVEEEEEVEEHEEIEGEEDHEHASGEEHAEMVDAAEDAEHHEVAKERLKRKEFEIFVGGLDKDAIEDDLRKIFSQVGEVTEVRLLMNPQTKKNKGFAFLRFATVEQAKRACIELKNPVVNGKKCGVSPSQDSDTLFLGNICKSWTKEALKEKLKHYGIDNVEDLTLVEDTNNEGMNRGFAFLEFPSRSEAMDAFKRLQKRDIVFGVDRPAKVSFADSFIDPGDEIMAQVKTIFIDGLSASWDEDRVRDLLKQYGKIEKIELARNMPSAKRKDFGFVSFDSHDAAVICVKSINNEELGEGDKKVKVRARLSRPLQRGRGRYGARDLRPRRGLMRGPPAPWGRPVPRRLPVRGSRVGTRVPPPVDRSFKRPVAVRDRRPVMAPRGRPMAQLSSRSYDRRPPVPSYSKSNLKREYARDEEIPPPRSRAAVDYPSRFPSDRRVSYRDDYSSRSSGYSDFPRGTARTTTRRAYVDDEYEQRFERPPPAYREGRGREYDSMSGSKRPYSAMDDVPPRYAEAGARPSRSRLDYELGGASGTQYADYSDSSRLGRSNAGYSGSRSSLSGQNSHGMYGSRQGGYGGGSYDGSGVSGMYSSDYGGDYMSRSSDVAGSSYSSAYSSRSMGGSGYMGSGDSGSYY; this is translated from the exons ATGCCTCCGAAAGCTGTAAAGAAGACGCCGACAGGATCTGCATCGAAAAGGGGCGGGCGGACAGCCCGAGGGACACCTAAATCACAGGGTAAGCAGCCGGTAGGGGCGGCGGATGAACGGGTAAAAGTTGAGGTTTCTGCGGTggtggaggagaagaagaaggtggAGGTCAAACAAGAATTGAAAGCGGAGAAACCGGACTCCGGCCAAAAAGCTGAGCCTGAGAAACCGGTGAAATCTGTGGACAACCGGGTTGTTGCTGAGAAGA AGGACGATGTGAAAGAGTCGGTTGATGAGTATGAAAAAGGCGAACGATTAGATTTGGAGGATAATGATCCTGAATTTGAGCCCGAAGAGTATGGTACTGTTGATTATGATGAGAGAGGAATTGAACATGAGGATGTTCAGGAAGAGGATTATGAAATAGAGGAGGATCCCCAAGAGGGAGAAGATGGTGAAGAGGAGGAGGGTGATATGGttgaagaggaagaggaagttGAAGAGCATGAGGAAATTGAGGGCGAGGAAGACCATGAGCATGCATCAGGTGAGGAGCATGCTGAGATGGTTGACGCAGCTGAGGATGCAGAACATCACGAAGTTGCTAAAGAAAGACTTAAGAGGAAGGAATTCGAAATTTTTGTTGGTGGCTTGGACAAGGATGCTATTGAGGATGACCTCAGGAAAATTTTCAGTCAAGTTGGTGAGGTAACAGAAGTGAGACTCTTGATGAATCCTCAGACAAAGAAGAACAAAGGATTTGCATTCCTGCGTTTTGCAACAGTGGAACAAGCTAAACGAGCTTGTATTGAGCTGAAAAATCCAGTG GTGAATGGCAAAAAATGTGGTGTTTCCCCCAGTCAAGACAGTGATACCCTTTTCTTGGGCAACATATGCAAATCTTGGACAAAAGAAGCT ttaaaagagaagttgaagCATTATGGCATTGATAATGTTGAGGATTTGACATTGGTTGAAGACACTAATAATGAAGGAATGAATCGGGGCTTTGCTTTTTTGGAGTTCCCGTCACGCTCAGAGGCCATGGATGCTTTCAAACGTCTACAGAAGAGAGATATTGTGTTTGGAGTTGATAGGCCTGCAAAGGTTTCTTTTGCAGATTCATTCATTGACCCTGGAGATGAAATTATGGCACAG GTTAAAACAATTTTTATTGATGGTCTTTCTGCATCTTGGGATGAGGATCGTGTGCGAGATTTACTTAAACAATATGGCAAGATTGAAAAAATTGAGCTTGCCCGCAATATGCCTTCAGCCAAGAGAAAGGATTTTGGATTTGTGTCCTTTGACAGTCATGATGCTGCAGTTATTTGTGTCAAAAGCATTAATAATGAAGAGTTGGGGGAAGGAGATAAGAag GTTAAAGTTAGGGCCAGATTATCACGACCACTTCAGAGGGGAAGAGGGAGATATGGTGCACGTGATCTGCGACCTCGACGTGGGCTGATGCGCGGTCCCCCTGCTCCTTGGGGTCGTCCAGTCCCTCGCAGACTCCCTGTTCGTGGATCTAGAGTTGGTACACGTGTTCCTCCCCCTGTTGATCGTAGTTTTAAACGACCTGTCGCAGTGAGGGATAGGCGACCAGTTATGGCCCCTAGGGGCAGACCTATGGCTCAACTATCCAGCAGGTCCTATGACAGGAGACCACCTG TTCCCTCATATTCAAAGAGTAACTTGAAGAGGGAGTATGCTCGAGATGAGGAAATTCCTCCTCCTAGAAGCAGAGCTGCAGTGGATTATCCTTCTAGGTTTCCTTCTGACAGACGTGTGTCCTACAGGGATGACTATTCCTCTCGTAGCTCGGGATACTCTGATTTTCCTAGAGGTACTGCTCGCACAACGACAAGGAGAGCTTATGTTGATGATGAATATGAACAGCGGTTTGAAAGGCCGCCTCCTGCATATCGTGAGGGGCGAGGTAGGGAATATGACTCCATGTCGGGCTCAAAACGTCCATACAGTGCAATG GATGATGTTCCTCCCCGCTATGCTGAGGCAGGAGCCCGCCCTTCTCGTTCTCGTTTGGATTATGAACTTGGTGGTGCTAGTGGCACACAGTATGCAGATTACAGTGACAG CAGTAGGCTAGGGAGATCAAATGCTGGATATAGTGGCAGCCGGAGTTCCCTTTCTGGTCAAAATTCTCATGGAATGTATGGCAGTCGTCAAGGAGGCTATGGTGGAG GCTCCTATGATGGCAGTGGTGTCAGTGGAATGTATTCATCTGATTATGGTGGCGATTACATGTCTCGTAGCAGTGAT GTTGCTGGTAGCTCTTACTCATCAGCCTATTCCAGCCGTAGCATGGGTGGTAGTGGTTATATGGGCAGTGGTGATTCTGGATCTTATTACTAA
- the LOC129886782 gene encoding uncharacterized protein LOC129886782 isoform X2, translated as MPPKAVKKTPTGSASKRGGRTARGTPKSQGKQPVGAADERVKVEVSAVVEEKKKVEVKQELKAEKPDSGQKAEPEKPVKSVDNRVVAEKKDDVKESVDEYEKGERLDLEDNDPEFEPEEYGTVDYDERGIEHEDVQEEDYEIEEDPQEGEDGEEEEGDMVEEEEEVEEHEEIEGEEDHEHASGEEHAEMVDAAEDAEHHEVAKERLKRKEFEIFVGGLDKDAIEDDLRKIFSQVGEVTEVRLLMNPQTKKNKGFAFLRFATVEQAKRACIELKNPVVNGKKCGVSPSQDSDTLFLGNICKSWTKEALKEKLKHYGIDNVEDLTLVEDTNNEGMNRGFAFLEFPSRSEAMDAFKRLQKRDIVFGVDRPAKVSFADSFIDPGDEIMAQVKTIFIDGLSASWDEDRVRDLLKQYGKIEKIELARNMPSAKRKDFGFVSFDSHDAAVICVKSINNEELGEGDKKVKVRARLSRPLQRGRGRYGARDLRPRRGLMRGPPAPWGRPVPRRLPVRGSRVGTRVPPPVDRSFKRPVAVRDRRPVMAPRGRPMAQLSSRSYDRRPPVPSYSKSNLKREYARDEEIPPPRSRAAVDYPSRFPSDRRVSYRDDYSSRSSGYSDFPRGTARTTTRRAYVDDEYEQRFERPPPAYREGRGREYDSMSGSKRPYSAMDDVPPRYAEAGARPSRSRLDYELGGASGTQYADYSDSRLGRSNAGYSGSRSSLSGQNSHGMYGSRQGGYGGGSYDGSGVSGMYSSDYGGDYMSRSSDVAGSSYSSAYSSRSMGGSGYMGSGDSGSYY; from the exons ATGCCTCCGAAAGCTGTAAAGAAGACGCCGACAGGATCTGCATCGAAAAGGGGCGGGCGGACAGCCCGAGGGACACCTAAATCACAGGGTAAGCAGCCGGTAGGGGCGGCGGATGAACGGGTAAAAGTTGAGGTTTCTGCGGTggtggaggagaagaagaaggtggAGGTCAAACAAGAATTGAAAGCGGAGAAACCGGACTCCGGCCAAAAAGCTGAGCCTGAGAAACCGGTGAAATCTGTGGACAACCGGGTTGTTGCTGAGAAGA AGGACGATGTGAAAGAGTCGGTTGATGAGTATGAAAAAGGCGAACGATTAGATTTGGAGGATAATGATCCTGAATTTGAGCCCGAAGAGTATGGTACTGTTGATTATGATGAGAGAGGAATTGAACATGAGGATGTTCAGGAAGAGGATTATGAAATAGAGGAGGATCCCCAAGAGGGAGAAGATGGTGAAGAGGAGGAGGGTGATATGGttgaagaggaagaggaagttGAAGAGCATGAGGAAATTGAGGGCGAGGAAGACCATGAGCATGCATCAGGTGAGGAGCATGCTGAGATGGTTGACGCAGCTGAGGATGCAGAACATCACGAAGTTGCTAAAGAAAGACTTAAGAGGAAGGAATTCGAAATTTTTGTTGGTGGCTTGGACAAGGATGCTATTGAGGATGACCTCAGGAAAATTTTCAGTCAAGTTGGTGAGGTAACAGAAGTGAGACTCTTGATGAATCCTCAGACAAAGAAGAACAAAGGATTTGCATTCCTGCGTTTTGCAACAGTGGAACAAGCTAAACGAGCTTGTATTGAGCTGAAAAATCCAGTG GTGAATGGCAAAAAATGTGGTGTTTCCCCCAGTCAAGACAGTGATACCCTTTTCTTGGGCAACATATGCAAATCTTGGACAAAAGAAGCT ttaaaagagaagttgaagCATTATGGCATTGATAATGTTGAGGATTTGACATTGGTTGAAGACACTAATAATGAAGGAATGAATCGGGGCTTTGCTTTTTTGGAGTTCCCGTCACGCTCAGAGGCCATGGATGCTTTCAAACGTCTACAGAAGAGAGATATTGTGTTTGGAGTTGATAGGCCTGCAAAGGTTTCTTTTGCAGATTCATTCATTGACCCTGGAGATGAAATTATGGCACAG GTTAAAACAATTTTTATTGATGGTCTTTCTGCATCTTGGGATGAGGATCGTGTGCGAGATTTACTTAAACAATATGGCAAGATTGAAAAAATTGAGCTTGCCCGCAATATGCCTTCAGCCAAGAGAAAGGATTTTGGATTTGTGTCCTTTGACAGTCATGATGCTGCAGTTATTTGTGTCAAAAGCATTAATAATGAAGAGTTGGGGGAAGGAGATAAGAag GTTAAAGTTAGGGCCAGATTATCACGACCACTTCAGAGGGGAAGAGGGAGATATGGTGCACGTGATCTGCGACCTCGACGTGGGCTGATGCGCGGTCCCCCTGCTCCTTGGGGTCGTCCAGTCCCTCGCAGACTCCCTGTTCGTGGATCTAGAGTTGGTACACGTGTTCCTCCCCCTGTTGATCGTAGTTTTAAACGACCTGTCGCAGTGAGGGATAGGCGACCAGTTATGGCCCCTAGGGGCAGACCTATGGCTCAACTATCCAGCAGGTCCTATGACAGGAGACCACCTG TTCCCTCATATTCAAAGAGTAACTTGAAGAGGGAGTATGCTCGAGATGAGGAAATTCCTCCTCCTAGAAGCAGAGCTGCAGTGGATTATCCTTCTAGGTTTCCTTCTGACAGACGTGTGTCCTACAGGGATGACTATTCCTCTCGTAGCTCGGGATACTCTGATTTTCCTAGAGGTACTGCTCGCACAACGACAAGGAGAGCTTATGTTGATGATGAATATGAACAGCGGTTTGAAAGGCCGCCTCCTGCATATCGTGAGGGGCGAGGTAGGGAATATGACTCCATGTCGGGCTCAAAACGTCCATACAGTGCAATG GATGATGTTCCTCCCCGCTATGCTGAGGCAGGAGCCCGCCCTTCTCGTTCTCGTTTGGATTATGAACTTGGTGGTGCTAGTGGCACACAGTATGCAGATTACAGTGACAG TAGGCTAGGGAGATCAAATGCTGGATATAGTGGCAGCCGGAGTTCCCTTTCTGGTCAAAATTCTCATGGAATGTATGGCAGTCGTCAAGGAGGCTATGGTGGAG GCTCCTATGATGGCAGTGGTGTCAGTGGAATGTATTCATCTGATTATGGTGGCGATTACATGTCTCGTAGCAGTGAT GTTGCTGGTAGCTCTTACTCATCAGCCTATTCCAGCCGTAGCATGGGTGGTAGTGGTTATATGGGCAGTGGTGATTCTGGATCTTATTACTAA